A region of Reichenbachiella carrageenanivorans DNA encodes the following proteins:
- a CDS encoding M1 family metallopeptidase has product MPKFQFSRLLFLLFFACSTLSYGQRRSAEPFDVLHYQFDVQLNDTTNAVAVTAQLTILYLDSIPAQTILDLASPTDATGMLVDKLKFNEQTINYTHDADQLKLATPATVQIGDTVRVSISYSGIPDMGLVFGQTAQGDRTIFAEHWPNRAHRWLPVIDHPSEKATCEFVVTAPGQYQVVSNGDLQNEQILADGLKQTHWKMSQPIPAKVMVIGVAEFVKRSLDNEKNITAWTYKNAGSAPQEDLADAPAIYGVLRDFLGEYPFTKCDQVESTTRFGGMENAGNIFYPEKNMTGEHRMNPVIAHEIAHQWFGNSVSESDWTDVWVSEGFATFLEYYWINEALGKDSLQAKLDIDEIKIRDYQRLNPDQIVVQMNIDNLEDILNALTYEKAGWVLRMLYQKVGKETFRQIVLTFYEKYKFKNASTQDFIKVAEEISMLDLKPFFQQWFYTPDMPRVNYKWKYKKDRLVIDFEQLTSKVFLLDLDVQVKFQNMNFEIKRVVLNQRAQTIEIPCENPDDVVLDPLNIVLGYFYEK; this is encoded by the coding sequence ATGCCCAAATTTCAATTCAGTCGCTTATTATTTCTTCTGTTTTTCGCCTGTTCTACACTTAGTTATGGTCAACGTCGGTCGGCTGAGCCATTCGATGTCCTTCATTATCAATTTGATGTGCAACTCAATGATACCACCAATGCGGTGGCTGTGACTGCTCAGCTTACTATCCTGTATTTAGACAGCATCCCAGCCCAAACTATTTTAGATCTGGCTAGCCCTACTGATGCAACGGGTATGCTCGTGGATAAACTAAAGTTTAATGAACAAACGATTAATTATACACATGATGCAGATCAATTGAAATTGGCTACGCCAGCAACGGTGCAGATAGGCGATACCGTACGTGTGAGTATTTCTTATTCAGGCATACCTGATATGGGGCTGGTGTTCGGGCAAACAGCACAAGGCGACCGTACCATCTTTGCAGAACATTGGCCAAATAGAGCGCATCGCTGGCTGCCTGTGATAGACCACCCGTCTGAGAAAGCAACTTGCGAGTTTGTTGTGACGGCTCCTGGCCAATATCAGGTGGTCTCTAATGGTGATTTGCAAAACGAGCAGATATTAGCAGATGGATTGAAACAGACACATTGGAAAATGAGCCAGCCTATTCCCGCCAAGGTGATGGTTATTGGCGTAGCCGAGTTTGTAAAACGCTCTTTGGATAATGAAAAAAATATAACGGCATGGACCTACAAAAATGCAGGTAGTGCTCCTCAAGAGGACTTGGCAGATGCCCCAGCTATTTACGGCGTGCTTAGAGATTTTCTTGGCGAGTATCCGTTTACCAAATGTGATCAAGTAGAATCTACTACCAGATTTGGAGGAATGGAAAATGCAGGTAATATTTTCTATCCAGAAAAAAACATGACAGGAGAGCACCGAATGAACCCAGTGATTGCTCACGAGATTGCACATCAGTGGTTTGGTAACTCCGTAAGTGAGTCAGATTGGACAGACGTATGGGTTAGCGAAGGGTTCGCTACTTTCTTGGAGTATTACTGGATAAATGAGGCCTTGGGAAAGGATAGTTTGCAGGCCAAGCTAGATATAGACGAAATTAAAATCAGAGACTATCAGCGCTTAAATCCTGATCAAATCGTAGTACAGATGAATATCGATAATCTGGAAGATATACTGAACGCATTGACTTATGAAAAAGCGGGTTGGGTACTGCGTATGCTCTATCAGAAGGTAGGAAAAGAAACCTTTAGACAAATTGTACTTACGTTTTATGAAAAATATAAATTCAAAAATGCGAGTACTCAGGATTTTATAAAAGTAGCGGAAGAAATTTCAATGTTGGATTTGAAGCCCTTTTTTCAGCAATGGTTTTATACACCAGACATGCCTCGTGTAAATTATAAATGGAAGTATAAGAAGGATCGCTTGGTCATAGACTTCGAGCAGCTGACGAGCAAGGTGTTTCTACTAGACTTGGATGTACAAGTGAAGTTTCAAAATATGAATTTCGAAATTAAAAGAGTAGTTCTCAACCAGCGAGCGCAGACCATAGAAATACCATGTGAAAATCCCGACGATGTTGTACTCGATCCTCTGAATATCGTACTAGGTTATTTTTATGAAAAGTGA
- a CDS encoding M61 family metallopeptidase, giving the protein MNLKVSLLVVLMGLSASIFAQEKYEISVDLNQVVGDRVQVTCLVPTVAVDEIEFRMPKIVPGTYSISDFGRFILDFKAYDTDGGELETEVLSDNRRLIKNSGKLHTISYWVDDTFDSDQEQVIFEPAGTNIQEGKNFVINTFGFFGYLEGMKDYSYELKVDYPAGMYGASALDKVMVNDSSDVFMAANYFDLADGPIMYAVPDTATFIVGGAEILISIYSPNKVLDPIFVKEQIEPTLEAQSQYLGELPVDKYAFIIYLFDTNPMSGKMGALEHSYSSFYSLPEVDPFRLAQVIRDVAAHEFFHILTPLNIHSEEIGDFDFINPKMSKHLWMYEGTTEYAAGLAQVKYGEMSLPDYLEVISGKIHDSKTQYDDTLSFTELSLHCLDQTAAQYGNVYQKGALIGMALDIQLRELSGGQYGLQELMHDLAKKYGKTASFKDDTLFDTITALTYPEVRSFFASYVEGTTPIPYDKFLAKVGVAHVAATTRKELSLGHISFSVNDEDNRLVIQSIDQMNTFGQEMGYEEGDIIYQFDKVDIDIENYEEEFMAFTDRHEAGDKISAVVLRTDENGKTKKIKLKAKAVAIDRKVPATLELMEEPTQAQLALRKAWVNK; this is encoded by the coding sequence ATGAATTTGAAAGTCAGTTTGTTAGTTGTGCTCATGGGCTTGTCTGCCTCAATCTTTGCACAAGAAAAGTATGAAATTTCTGTAGATCTGAACCAAGTAGTAGGCGACAGGGTGCAAGTGACTTGTCTAGTGCCAACTGTAGCTGTAGACGAAATTGAATTTAGAATGCCGAAGATCGTACCAGGGACTTATTCTATCTCTGATTTTGGAAGGTTTATACTAGACTTCAAGGCTTACGATACCGATGGCGGAGAACTAGAAACGGAAGTACTGTCTGACAATCGGAGGTTGATCAAAAACAGCGGAAAACTGCATACTATATCTTATTGGGTAGATGATACTTTCGATTCAGATCAAGAGCAGGTTATTTTCGAACCAGCGGGTACCAACATTCAGGAGGGGAAAAACTTTGTGATCAATACCTTTGGTTTTTTTGGATATCTCGAAGGTATGAAAGACTATTCGTATGAGCTCAAGGTGGACTACCCAGCGGGTATGTATGGGGCATCGGCGTTGGACAAAGTGATGGTCAATGATTCTTCTGATGTGTTTATGGCAGCGAATTATTTCGACCTTGCAGATGGACCTATCATGTATGCAGTACCAGACACGGCTACTTTTATAGTAGGAGGTGCAGAGATACTTATATCGATCTACTCGCCCAACAAAGTACTAGATCCGATTTTTGTAAAAGAGCAAATCGAACCCACACTAGAGGCACAGAGTCAATACCTTGGAGAACTACCAGTTGATAAATATGCTTTTATTATTTATTTGTTTGATACAAACCCCATGTCGGGAAAAATGGGAGCTTTGGAGCATTCATACTCCTCGTTTTACAGTTTGCCCGAAGTGGATCCCTTTCGACTGGCACAGGTCATAAGAGATGTGGCAGCACATGAGTTTTTTCATATTCTTACACCACTCAATATTCATTCTGAAGAAATCGGAGATTTTGATTTTATCAACCCCAAAATGTCTAAACATTTGTGGATGTATGAAGGTACTACTGAATATGCTGCTGGTTTGGCCCAAGTGAAATATGGTGAAATGTCATTGCCGGATTACCTAGAGGTGATTAGTGGTAAAATACATGATTCAAAAACACAGTATGACGATACGTTGTCTTTCACAGAACTGAGCTTACACTGCCTAGATCAAACGGCTGCTCAGTATGGAAATGTATATCAGAAAGGAGCTTTGATAGGAATGGCATTGGATATTCAACTCAGAGAGCTGTCTGGTGGCCAGTATGGCTTGCAAGAGCTGATGCATGATTTGGCTAAAAAATATGGTAAAACAGCATCGTTCAAAGATGATACACTTTTTGATACGATTACGGCGTTGACCTATCCAGAAGTCAGATCTTTCTTTGCTTCCTATGTAGAAGGCACTACCCCGATACCGTATGATAAGTTTCTTGCCAAAGTGGGCGTGGCACACGTTGCTGCTACGACTAGAAAAGAACTGTCGCTTGGACATATCAGCTTTTCAGTCAATGATGAAGACAATCGGCTGGTTATCCAGTCTATCGATCAGATGAACACTTTCGGGCAGGAGATGGGCTATGAAGAGGGAGACATCATTTACCAATTCGATAAAGTAGATATTGATATTGAAAATTATGAAGAAGAGTTTATGGCATTTACAGATCGTCATGAAGCAGGTGATAAAATTAGTGCCGTAGTACTTCGTACAGATGAGAATGGAAAGACTAAAAAAATAAAATTGAAAGCAAAAGCGGTTGCAATTGATCGCAAAGTGCCTGCTACACTTGAGTTGATGGAAGAGCCTACTCAGGCTCAATTGGCTTTGCGCAAAGCTTGGGTAAATAAATAG
- a CDS encoding PhoH family protein, with amino-acid sequence MDMAKKGSEKKIFVLDTSVILFSHDSIMNFAEHDIGIPITVLEELDNFKKGNDTINFEAREFARLLDGLAKDHMLQDWIPLNGKTKGKFKVLMHSDVEPKYDAEKVFGDRKNDHKILNATLRLKKEEEGRKVILVSKDINLRLKAKSLDILAEDYETGKIKDASELVTGKYEVSKVPAATIDALYKTGWVEPKKISKTYEFQNNGYYILKSPKNSALSYYSPVTEKIVHVEKKTVYNIKPRNAEQAFAIHCMMNPDVRLAAITGMAGTGKTLLALACALEQKREYKQIYLARPIVPLSNKDIGYLPGDIKSKLNPYMEPLWDNLKFIQNHYKETDKEYKRLTDMVNQEKLLITPLAYIRGRSLSNIYFIVDEAQNLTPHEVKTIITRAGENTKIVFTGDIHQIDTPYLDSQSNGLSYLVDRLQGQELFANINLEKGERSELANLANELL; translated from the coding sequence ATTGATATGGCGAAGAAAGGTAGTGAGAAAAAAATATTTGTACTTGACACATCTGTAATCCTCTTTTCACATGACTCGATCATGAACTTTGCAGAGCACGACATTGGTATCCCTATCACCGTGTTAGAAGAGTTGGATAATTTTAAAAAAGGAAACGATACAATCAACTTCGAAGCACGTGAGTTTGCGAGATTGCTGGATGGCTTAGCCAAGGATCATATGCTTCAAGATTGGATTCCACTCAACGGAAAAACCAAAGGCAAATTCAAAGTGCTGATGCACTCAGATGTAGAACCAAAGTATGATGCTGAAAAGGTATTCGGAGATAGGAAAAACGATCATAAAATCTTAAACGCTACACTCCGTCTCAAAAAGGAGGAAGAAGGTCGTAAGGTGATCTTGGTGTCCAAGGACATTAATCTTAGACTTAAAGCCAAGTCATTGGATATACTGGCCGAAGATTACGAAACGGGCAAGATCAAAGATGCTTCTGAGTTGGTCACTGGCAAGTATGAAGTATCCAAAGTGCCAGCTGCAACCATCGACGCGTTGTACAAAACGGGATGGGTAGAGCCTAAGAAGATATCTAAGACTTACGAGTTTCAAAACAATGGCTACTATATACTAAAGAGTCCTAAAAACTCTGCGTTGAGCTATTATAGTCCCGTCACAGAGAAGATCGTACATGTAGAAAAAAAGACAGTATATAATATCAAACCGAGAAATGCTGAGCAAGCTTTTGCGATACATTGTATGATGAATCCAGACGTACGCCTAGCAGCCATCACGGGTATGGCAGGCACAGGCAAGACACTACTCGCTCTGGCGTGTGCATTGGAGCAAAAACGGGAGTACAAGCAGATCTATTTGGCGCGCCCTATCGTGCCCTTGAGCAACAAAGATATTGGCTACTTGCCAGGTGATATCAAGTCTAAGCTCAATCCTTATATGGAGCCACTGTGGGACAATTTGAAGTTTATTCAAAACCACTATAAAGAAACCGATAAGGAATATAAGCGACTCACCGATATGGTGAATCAAGAAAAGCTTTTGATTACACCGTTGGCTTACATAAGAGGGAGGAGTTTGTCTAATATCTATTTTATTGTAGATGAAGCACAAAACCTGACTCCTCATGAAGTGAAGACAATTATTACACGTGCAGGAGAAAACACCAAAATTGTATTTACTGGAGATATTCATCAAATCGATACGCCGTATTTAGATTCTCAAAGTAACGGCTTGTCTTATCTCGTGGATCGCCTACAGGGTCAAGAGCTTTTTGCCAATATTAACTTGGAAAAAGGGGAACGCTCAGAGCTGGCCAACTTGGCTAATGAGTTGCTGTAA
- a CDS encoding triple tyrosine motif-containing protein, translated as MAKSIIKNALFFLLLILCLITQAQKGDFLLSHYSLDVEGLDNLNFQLKVNDDGQLCIANRSGVLLYEGNNWDFKSTPSAALSVDFDSLGSLFVGCVGNFGKFGFLDGKYQFISLNPNKSDESLYFKTIVKDSSVFFISESSLIRHHVSQKKSYLSYLEDRDEYFTNLFEVDDQIMVQTNKTIYRYENDKLLSDYDWQLPENAQFLFFDKHPTRKQYVAGTTDNKVYIYRNKRFFECKMSNFLTAEESFVNNGVWVDKDHFALSTLEDGIILYSNRYSKIVDVINHDKGLPDNEIYTIGRDHEGGLWISHEFGLSRLEIGVPFRSFTNYHGLEGNLKDIFWFGNHLYVSTSKGVFYLEKRDNYKNTVHYVPVKGSGSNQTNNNHSKKKKSFSLFGSHTKGPTSGEGKTDKTVKYVRKVKKELVNSGYEFTKVEGIDAKCEKFIEYENKLLVASSNGLYEIKKEYDKVEKKQVHEAELVVHEPIRFTFIENHEGRLVIANHYNEIKLYAQEDDIWVEEDQIDFHGELVLSALHQYNGITWFATPSHLYRYDSLSSTYQDFKTYKYQNQFIDEVRIAAIANELYLINSIGYFYLDGGKDTILEDTTLMNEIGRPIKHLQEHGGRVWVNNGENWFQINRDKKVIKREIFGLFPDMSFITNYHNNIWLIDKSHELLKYYPSQDDSLIWRNHMYFREARSNKGDVNLNIHGPVTFEHDENSFYFELARPDYRGLLQVEYQYKLSGLNESWSEWSPNNQISFNYLPPSHYKLSIRSRDSFGQIQDAQTVDFIIKLPYWQTPWFYGLQIIFMTGLVMGSIIMNRKAQQKYVIVTEGLTILTIVMVIEFLQTVAGETLGIESTPVIDFAIDVSIALCVFPLEQFLKKIMKVSKEGSGLNGKAFLDLLKFPKKNPQTVKS; from the coding sequence ATGGCTAAGTCCATCATAAAAAACGCTCTCTTTTTTTTATTACTAATTCTATGTCTGATCACTCAAGCGCAAAAAGGGGATTTCTTGCTTTCTCACTACTCCCTAGATGTAGAGGGGCTCGATAATCTCAACTTCCAACTCAAGGTAAATGACGATGGTCAGCTCTGTATAGCCAACCGTTCTGGTGTACTCTTATACGAAGGCAATAACTGGGATTTTAAATCTACTCCTAGTGCTGCCTTGTCGGTCGACTTTGACTCGCTCGGCAGCTTATTCGTAGGTTGTGTGGGCAACTTTGGGAAATTTGGATTTCTGGACGGCAAGTACCAGTTTATCTCTCTCAACCCAAACAAATCTGATGAAAGCCTTTATTTTAAAACCATAGTAAAAGATAGCAGTGTATTTTTCATTAGTGAGAGTAGTCTCATTCGACATCACGTCTCTCAAAAGAAATCATACCTATCCTATCTCGAAGACCGAGACGAATATTTCACTAACCTATTCGAAGTAGATGATCAAATCATGGTGCAAACCAATAAAACCATCTATCGCTACGAAAATGACAAACTACTCTCTGATTATGATTGGCAATTGCCTGAAAATGCGCAATTTTTGTTCTTCGACAAGCACCCGACTAGAAAGCAATATGTAGCTGGCACCACAGACAATAAAGTCTATATCTATCGAAACAAGAGGTTTTTCGAATGCAAGATGTCTAATTTTTTGACCGCTGAGGAATCATTTGTGAACAATGGTGTGTGGGTAGACAAGGATCATTTTGCTCTCAGCACTTTAGAGGATGGGATTATTCTCTATAGCAACCGGTATTCAAAAATCGTGGACGTGATCAACCATGACAAGGGTCTGCCCGATAATGAAATATATACCATCGGCAGAGATCATGAAGGGGGGCTTTGGATCTCTCATGAATTTGGCTTGTCAAGGTTAGAAATCGGAGTGCCCTTTAGGAGCTTCACCAATTACCACGGCCTAGAAGGCAACCTCAAAGACATATTCTGGTTTGGCAATCACTTATATGTATCCACCAGCAAGGGAGTGTTCTACCTCGAAAAACGAGACAATTACAAAAACACAGTACACTATGTGCCAGTAAAAGGAAGCGGATCTAACCAAACGAATAACAACCACTCTAAGAAGAAAAAAAGTTTTAGTCTATTCGGCAGCCACACCAAAGGCCCTACTTCTGGAGAAGGGAAAACTGACAAAACGGTAAAATATGTTCGAAAAGTCAAAAAAGAACTCGTCAACTCTGGCTATGAGTTTACCAAAGTAGAGGGCATCGATGCGAAATGTGAAAAGTTTATAGAATATGAAAACAAACTACTGGTAGCCTCATCCAACGGCCTATATGAAATCAAAAAAGAGTATGACAAAGTAGAAAAGAAGCAAGTCCATGAAGCCGAGCTCGTAGTGCATGAACCCATTCGTTTTACTTTTATTGAAAATCATGAAGGCCGACTAGTTATTGCCAATCATTACAATGAGATTAAGCTATACGCCCAAGAAGACGACATTTGGGTAGAAGAAGATCAAATTGATTTTCATGGAGAATTGGTACTCAGTGCCCTTCATCAATACAACGGCATTACGTGGTTTGCCACACCTAGCCACCTCTACCGCTACGATTCGCTATCATCGACCTACCAAGATTTCAAAACCTATAAATATCAAAATCAGTTTATCGACGAAGTAAGGATAGCGGCTATAGCCAACGAACTATACTTGATCAATTCCATTGGTTATTTCTATCTCGATGGTGGCAAAGACACCATACTAGAAGACACCACGCTTATGAACGAGATCGGGCGCCCCATCAAACATCTACAAGAGCATGGTGGTCGTGTATGGGTAAATAATGGAGAAAATTGGTTTCAGATCAATCGCGACAAAAAAGTAATCAAAAGGGAGATTTTTGGACTTTTTCCCGACATGTCTTTTATCACCAACTATCACAACAATATTTGGCTAATCGATAAGTCTCACGAACTACTGAAGTACTACCCTAGCCAAGACGATTCGTTGATCTGGAGAAACCACATGTATTTCAGAGAAGCCAGGAGTAACAAAGGCGACGTCAACTTAAATATTCATGGCCCTGTGACATTCGAACATGACGAAAACTCATTCTACTTCGAATTGGCCAGGCCAGACTACAGAGGACTGCTTCAAGTGGAGTATCAGTACAAACTCAGTGGACTCAACGAAAGTTGGTCTGAATGGTCTCCCAACAATCAGATTAGTTTCAACTATTTGCCTCCTAGTCACTACAAACTATCCATCCGTTCTAGAGATTCCTTTGGGCAAATACAGGATGCGCAGACCGTAGATTTTATCATCAAGCTCCCCTACTGGCAGACGCCGTGGTTTTATGGCTTACAAATCATTTTTATGACAGGGCTAGTGATGGGCTCTATCATTATGAACCGCAAGGCTCAACAAAAATATGTGATCGTAACAGAAGGACTAACCATTCTCACGATCGTAATGGTCATCGAATTTTTGCAAACCGTAGCTGGAGAAACCTTGGGTATAGAAAGCACGCCTGTGATCGATTTTGCCATCGACGTATCTATTGCTCTATGCGTATTTCCTCTAGAACAATTCCTCAAAAAAATAATGAAGGTGAGCAAAGAGGGGTCAGGATTAAATGGCAAGGCATTTTTGGATTTACTGAAGTTTCCTAAGAAAAACCCTCAGACTGTAAAAAGTTAA